cttctccttccttttttaatGGTGTCATTATGCtacttattttaaagttttaaacatGGGTTTTCCGTTTTCTAGTAATTCCTTCAACGTGTGTGTTCTGACTCGCAGCAGATTCAAAGTGCCATTACAGGCACCATCAGCCCTCAAGGAATTGTGGTGCCGGCGTCTGCGCTGCAGCAGGGAAACGTAGCCATGGCGACTGTGGCAGGTACGATGACGGAAAAATGGACACGCTCTCTGTGAGGTTTTGCAGAAAATGGTCCTGTGTGTTAGAATGAcagtataaatataattttaagttaatGCCATTTTCTAATATAGCAATGTTAGAAGCTAGAGGTCTCTGAATGCCTCTTTCTTGTTAATACTcaataacacatattttatgtagattatgtttctttatttctctaccaaaaatatattggaaagaaaaaagcttttatATAGGAGTTGAAAATATACACCAAAAACCAGTTGTCATTTTCAAATAACATAGTTTTTTGTTGTGCTTTTAATAGCACCCTGAAAATCTTAAGTTTTTTCATTAATTGATGacaatcaaataaaaatgcagtCTTAGTGTTAGTATTACTTGTAGAACAAAACCTGTTACAGGAAGGGGACAGACTCCAGAGTTTCCTGGTGCGTAGAGAACATGGAAAACACAAAGCATCATGGAAATGGGAcatggcagggagggaggggtaGAAATTTACACCAAAGACCTCACATAATAGCACAAAAGGAAACCTCAGTGGGAAAAAGCACCGTTTATCCAAAAATATAACTAgaataaaatagttattatttagTACCCTTGGCCAAATCCTTAGCATGTGCTAATTTtaggaaaaagtagaaaacagagGCTTGCAGAAGAAAGGGAGCCCTCACACCCCAGGTCGGTTGGTGGTGTGTGAGGTGGACTGTGTGGGCTGCCAGGCACATAGTGCTCACCCACCTGCCCACCCGCTGCTGCAGGTGCCCGAGTAGTCCACCCAGGGAGTTTGTTTTGATGCTTTATAGTGACAAGTCAGCTGGCAAAGGATTGGTGATCatttgaaatgattaaaaagcTCATCAAACTAgggattttattccttttgtacGTATATCAAGAAGAGGGCTGGTCACAGtgcctcacgtctgtaatcctagcactttgggaggccaaggcgggaggatcagttgagacCAGGggttagagaccatcctgggcaacaaagcaagatccctgtctctacagaaacagaaaaaagaagaatggtTTAAATCATTGAGACTTAAAAGCAGCCTCATATTTTTATTCTCCCTTTCGAGGTGGCACAGTGTATCAGCCTGTCACGGTCGTCACTCCCCAAGGCCAAGTGGTCACACAGACATTGTCGCCTGGGACAATTAGGATCCAGAACTCCCAGGTGCGTGCGCCATTTTATGGAAGGCTTTGGGGGCGAGTGCTGCCCACATAGGGAGGGGCACAGGTAGAACAAGCATGAgcccttccctctgcctgaagAGCCTTTCTCTTGTGTAGGAATTTCTGGTTTCTCTGAATGtcagtgttttgtttctttgtactCTTATCTCTCTCATTGTAGAGAATTTGCAAAGTTCAGAAAATTCTGAAGGAACAGGAAAAAAGTCATTCATAACCACCCCCCCGTCCCTGCCCCCCCAACCCCGCACACACACAGTTATCCAGTGCTAGCGTTGGATCATGTGCGCGTCCACCAGGGGCAGAGGTCTTGTAGGCACACACTCCCCCGTGTGCCCATAGAGGGCACAGCAGAACTGCCAGGCAAACTTTTCAGACCAGAGAGCCTGGCCCACACCTCCATCATGACAGTGTCGTCGGGCCCGGGCTTTCAGGCCtctctgtctggagtgcagtgacgcgatctctgTGGCTGCCGAACCTTGCTGGTCTTTGGTGTATGTTATCAGTTCTTACTTTAAGAACATTGATTCTGGGATGGGCGTGGtgacgcctgtattcccagtactttgagaggccaaggcaggcagatcacgaggtcaggagtttgagactagcctggccaatatggtgaaagcccgtccctaaaaatacaaaaattagctgggtacagtggtgcatgcctgtaatcccagctgcttgggaggctgaggcaggagaattgcttgagcccaggaagcagaggttgcagtgagctgatatcgtgctactgcactcttgcctgggtgacagagtgagactccatctcaaaacaaaacaaaacaaacaaacaaaaagccgggcgcggtggctcacgcctgtaatcccagcactttgggaggccgaggcgggcggatcacgaggtcaggagattgagaccatcctggctaacacagtgaaaccccgtctctactaaaaatactaaaaaattagccaggcgtagtggcgggtgcctgtagtcccagctactcgggaggctgaggccggagaatggcgtgaacccgggaggcagagcttgcagtgagccgagattgcgccactgcactccagcctgggcagcagagtgagactccatctcaaaaaaaaaaaaaaaaaaattgattctggccgggtgtggtggcccacgcctataatcccagcactttgggaggccaagatggttggatctcttgaggttaggagtttgagaccagcttgtccaacgtagtgaaaccccgtctctactaaaaatgcaaaaattagctggatgttgggtgcatgtctataatcccagctactcgggaggctgaggcaggagaatcgcctgacctgggaggcggaggttgcagtgagccccaaaatcatgccactgcactccagcctgggcaacaagagcaaaactccatccaaataaaataaaataaaataaacaaaaaccccacatttttttgagactttgCAAACctaaaaatgagtttattttgaTCTCATATTTGATATGCTCTGTTTACTTGTAGAATTCCGGGTTGAAAATCCTTTCTACCCCACATTGAGAAAGCATTACTTTTGTGTTTTGtctttctgagatgaagtctcactctgtcgcccaagctggggtgtaggggtgtgatctcggctcactgcaacctccacctcccatattcaagtgattctctgcctcagcctcccgagtagctgggattacatgtgtgtgtcactatgcccagctaatttttgtatttttagtagaaatgggtttcagcatgttggccagtctggtctcgaaattccgggctcaagcaatcctgcctcagcctcccaaagtgctgggattacaggtgtgagctgccgcacccGGCTCTCAAGAAGGTTGGTGTTCTTTTTTCcaatcttttgtgtttttctcatcttttagaggcttctctttttttgcaggtgctctgattttttttttttatgtgggtatctctctgttcttttttcctttttttttccccaagagacaaggtctccctctgttacccaggctggagtacagtggcacaaacacaggtcactgcagccttgacctcccaggctcaagcaatcctcccgcctccgcctcctgagtagctgggactacaggcatgtgccactttgtccagttaatttttaaatatttttggaaagacaaggtctcactatgttgcccaggctgatcttgaactcctgggctcaaatagtcgtcctgccttggcctcccaaagtgctgggattacaggtgtgagccaccgtgcccggactgAAGTTAGGTTTATATGTGagttcttaaataggctgacctATCCATGCTGTGGACCCTACAGAGTGATtttgcttctttccttccctggTCTGTGCAGTGCGCAGTGGCAGCGTCATCTCAGCAGGCACCTGGGGAGGGAGATGACATGTGAGGGAGGCCGTGCCAGGGCCTGGAGCACAGCCTTGTGACGAGCAGATCTTCTCTCGTGTTTTGTGAGAAagaatttaacaaataaatgccattcacatctttttcttttaaaatcgaGTTGGCAGAGTAACCTACTCTTTCCTGGGTGACAGGAGGGAAGGTCCGTATCTCCAGTGCCTGCAGAAGCATTTGGAACAAGGAGCCAGCCTGTGGCCTCCTGTTCTGCGGCCCCTCTTTCTGCCTTTGTGCTGTTTCCGTTTCTTTCCCCTCTGCTCCCCTGGCATGTCCTACTCTTGAGAGTTGGATTTTCTGGTGTCCCTGTTCATTCTCATTGGTTCTTGACATCCCTTTTCGGCTAGGaagtcacatgttctcactgaccTCACTGCAGGAGACACAGGTGGGAACAGGTGGTGGGTAAGAGGACCACGGCATTCCTGCCTGCAGAGGATAGGCTCTGAGCCTCCCTGCCTGAGAGGCCTCTGCAGAGCCAAGTCACTAGTGCAAAGACTTACCacgcaccagcctgggcaacagggcgagaccctgcctctacaaaaagtagaagaaattagctgggtgtggtgacatgtgagtctggtcccagctacccaggaggctgagttggaagaatcgcttgagcccaggagttcaaggctgcagtgagccgtgattgcaccactgcactccagcctgagcaacagagcaagatcctgtctcaaaaaaaaagaaaagcccggTAATGTGGAGGGAGCCATGTCCTGAAACATCAGTCCACACAGGGTTCCTGTGCGTGGGCCTTGACTACAAGTCATTTCCCTGTCTGATCCTTGGCTGTTTTCTCCACCTGCAGTTGTAAGTACTTCGATATGTGAGAATTTCCTATGCTTTCTAATGTTATTTTTCAACTGTTTAAAAGCTTCAGTTACAGTTAAACCAAGATCTCAGCATCTTGCATCAAGATGATGGTTCATCTAAGAACAAGAGGGGCGTCCTGCCGAAGCACGCCACGAACGTGATGCGGTCCTGGCTCTTCCAGCACATCGGGGTAAGGACGGCTGGGCCGGCCCTTGCCTTGCAACCCTCTGCGACACTTGCTCTCTGGCTTATGTGTCATGGAAAAGGGTTACTTCTCTGGGCTCAGAAAGTCAAAGGCCTGACTTTCAGGACTTCGTGGCATGTCCATAATGGGGGGAGCGTGGGGCACTGATGCAGGAACCTTGAAGGGCAGCGAGGGCCACGGTGAAGGAGCACCCGGGCGCATGTGAGCTGTGCACGTGTGTGCGAGACAGCCCACCACGAAGGGTGATGGGATCAGGTGAGCCAGAAAAGTGGGCAGAGAAGGGGTGTTCTGGGTCTGCAGCTGGGGAAGTTGCTGTTTTTCTGTGTGTTGGATTGACAAGGAAGCCGAGACCGGTTAGAGACATCTCAGTGCCGGGTGCACCTACAGGCGGGCCACCGGGTGGGTGCCTTTTGCTGGAAGCGAGTCTGTCCCACGGGGAGCGTCGGTTGACCCAGCGCATGTGCACCCAATTTTCTCCGCCGGGGCATGGCCGTGGGTTCTCCCTGTCCCCAGGACATCTTaggaagtgcagtggtgggccTGCTTGCTGAGTTGCTTGGGGGGACCTGCTCCATTGCTGCCAGCCTGCTGATCCAGGACAGAAGAGAGCAAGTGAGGCTCTCCTGGGGCAAGcacagggaggccgaggcaggaaggcAGACACCAGTTTGGCTTGGCCCTAAGTGTTCGCCCTTCTCTTCCACTGTCACCGCTAATTGGTGTGGGACTGTGGCCATATCCGCCCATCTTCTGAGCCTCCTTCTCGGCCTTCTGTACTGCATCTGCCCTTCCCTCCTGCTGTCTCTTCTCCAGGGCACCTCCCCTGGGGCTGAGGCCTGTTTCTCCTCGGCACTGTGTCCTTACCCTCCCCTGACCATGGGCCCCTGAGCCCGTGGCCGTCTTGCCATCTCGTGGCCCACTTTTCTCTGGCTGCCTCGGGCTCCTCGGTTGAGGATGGGGTCCATGGGAGTGACTGGCCCGAGGGCTTGAAACTGACAGGTGGTGTTACTGAGTGGTCCCGGGAGGGGAAGGGCCCTCTCCTGGGCGGAAGGCCTGGCAGGAGCCTGGGCTGTGCCTCTTCCGcttgcctgccctggcctcttgGTCTCCACCGAGCTGCTTCCATGGACGTAAGGTAGCGAGCAGCACACGTCAGGAGAAAGAAGTGCCACCTGTGAGCAGCCGGGCCGCTCTGAGAAATGGGCCCAAAGAGATCAGTCACAAGGAAACGGAAAGATTTGTGTAAGAATGTTAGTGTTGTTCAGTATAATAATGGAAAGCGGGTCGGCATGCAAATGAGGACGTACTGGTTTGATGGAGTATCATACGGATGGTTAACATGAGGAATGAGGGCTCTAAGCAGTCGGGAGGTTTAGTGAGGGATAGGAAGTCACAAGGCAGCATGTCGGTATATTTACACACATCGTGATGATTACAGCCAATCAGTTCATGTATAATATAATCATACAACAACACCAGGTGGTGGGATTGGGTGAGGACTCTCCTTTCAGCTTTCCTTgaatgttttaataatttctgaCACAGTAAACCCTGCTCATCATGTCCAGGGAAGATGCTGCTTTTCTTCCTGTGAGGCGTCCTCAGTCCCTCCTTGCCCTCGTTTCTTGGCAGCGCCGTCCCCCTGTGCTTCCCGCACACTCTGGGGCAGCATCTCTGGCCGTTTGGTGTTTTCTGCTTGTGTGCTGCTGTTTCCTGCTCTGTTTCAATTTTATGAGCTTTTTAAAGGGGGAGAACAGTATTTCTGTTTCCATGACCTTGAGCTCAGAGCCACACGCTCATTGATGATGGAGTCAAGTTGAGTCACACTGCCAGTTAGTTTGAGGAAACAAGCCCATCACTGCTGAGGCACATCTGAGGCTGCTCCATCCCCCTGCGATAAGCAGGGGTGTCTCCGCGCCACACTCAGCGTCCCTTTCACATCAAAGCCCAGTAAACTCCCTCTGCTGACTCGGTTGGTGCCGTTCATTCTCCTGGGTCCCTGTTGATCCAAAATCAGGGACTTTAGTGCATTCAGGTTTTACAGTAAATGTCGCGTTGGTTTCCACATATAGACAGTCATCAATCTTGGAGAAATTATTTAGCATAGCTAGAAATCATTTACGGTTGGTACTTCTGTGAGTTTTGCTATTTAGTtctggttggatttttttttttttttttttccctgcactcccaggctggagtgctatggcgcgatctcaactcactgcaacctctgtttcctgggttcaagcaattctcctgcctcagcctcccaagtagctgggactacaggtgcgtaccaccaggcccggctaatgttttgtatttttagtcgagacgcggtttcaccatgttagccaggatggtcttgatctcctgactttgtgatccacccaccttggcctcccaaaatactgggattacaggcgtgagccaccgtgcccggctagattttttttttttttagatggagtttgctcttgttgcccagcctggagtgcagtggggcgatctcagctcactgcagcctccacctcccaggttcaagcaattctcctgcctcagcctcccaagtagctgggcataCAGGTAcccgcctccacacccagctcattttttgtatttttagtagaaatggggtttcaccatattggccaggctggtctcaaactcctgacctcaagtgatccacctgccttggcctcccaaagtgctgagattacagcgtGAGGCACCCTGCCCGGCCCTCTGGTTGgatttttttgtatgtgaaaCGTTTCAATCATACATAAAAGAAGAGCATAGCGGGCACTCCTGGCGCCAGCCCTGGGTTCAGTGCCCTACTGACAGCACAGGTGAATCCAGCAGAGATCTCATCCCAGGAAGACCATTGATGGCATCAGCTCATCCCAGTGGCAGTTGACTCTTGTGGTACCCATGATGGAAACGTGTCCCCCAGCCTGCCTGGCCACTTCCTACTCCACCCGTTTCACCAGCTGTGGGATGGGGGCAGTTTGTAAACActtcatgcctcagtctcctcttctGTAAGATAAAGACAGGACAGTGCCCATCTCAGCAGGTGCTTCTGAGGAATCAGTGAATTATTATGGAATGGACAAAGTAATTGAAATGTGCTGTGTGTTGCTTGTGGCAGAGGCTCCCGGGCCAGAATCCGTTCATCCATCCTCTTTACATGGATGTAGTTTATTGTTCATGAGTTAAAGTTCAATAAAGTTGATACAAAGTCTGTAGATTGTATCAAGCCTGGTGTAGACTCACCGCTGGACTGCATAGCTGCTCCTGGTGATGTCACTGCTGTTATTGTCACCGCTGAGCCGTTAGACATGGGGGCGGCCAAGCGGTGAACCATTAGACATGGGGGTGTCCAAGCGCTGAACCTAGACATGGGGGTGGCCCACCTTGACCTGTGCACTAACCAGCCACTGAGGCACTAGGACATTCCTGGTACTAGGAGAAACACTTTGTTCTGTGAGACTCCAGTTAGGTTTTGGCTAGAAGCACTGTTGATGTTACCATTATTTTCTGATGATTATGTAATGCTCACATTTTGCCTAGATCATCTTGATTTCCTTTGTAAACTCAAAGGCCGTGGTAAccctcctttttattttcagcatCCCTACCCAACAGAGGATGAGAAAAAACAGATTGCTGCTCAGACAAATTTGACACTACTCCAAGTCAACAACTGGTAAGGTGCCCTGCTTCCCAAAATCATGCCTGTCAGCACAGTAGAGCACTTGGAAATGCTGGCACCAATATATGGTGAAATCTTGCTGAAAATAGGAGATCTctcgttttcttttttcccaattgagacagggtcttgctgtgttgcccaggctggtctcaaactcctggcctgaagtgatcctcccaccttagcctctcaaagtcctgggatcatgggtgtgagtcactgcgcccgacTAAAAATATGAGTTCTTTTAATGGGCAATGGAAACaagatacttaggaataaaccAGATTCAACCTAAGTTTTCATATCGATACCTCATTATGGACTGCATCCTGCCTGCCTCTTTAGAGCTGTTTTTCGgtcaggcgcggtagctcacacctgtaatcccagcactttgggaggccgaggcaggcagatcacaaggtcgggagatcaagaccatcctggctaacacagtgaaaccccatctctactaaaaatacaaaaaattagctgggcgtggtaatgggtgcctgtagtcccagctacttgggaggccaaggcaggagaatagcgtgaacccaggaggtggaccttgcagtgagccgaggtggtgctgctgcactccagcctgggcaacagagcgagactccgtcttaaaaaaaaaaaaacaaaaaactatttctCTAGGGTGCTACTGTCCCCAAGCCCCACACTCATACAAAACGGTGGtgtgaggccgggtgcagtggctcacgcctgtaatcccagctctcggggaggcagaggcgggagacagcttgagaccaggagttcgagacctgcctgggcaatatagcgagacctcattctccacaaaaaagaagaaaaaaaaaggtaaaacaaaactaTGATGTGTTGTTAGTGGATGAGCCTTGGGATGGTGGGAGGCCAAAAGTGAGAGGTCCTGCCCCATGGGGGGACCCTCTGCTGCTTTTTCTTGTGGAGGCCCTGCTCCATGGCAGAGGCTGGGAGCCATTCCTAGGAGAGAAACGCCCAGGAGGACATTTCATAAAACGTCCCCTTCTAGTCCTGCTGTCAAACATTGCTGTGGACACTTAGACTGTGGCCACAAGCCCGTGTTCCTAAGTGGCACTGAAGTGGGGGGTGGTCTTCCATTTTGGTTATTAGTCActtgtctcattttttaaatttacttattgtTCAGGTGTAGGAAACAATTTCAGCTTAATAAAACTGGCATGCATAAAAGAAGAAAGCACAAATTCTTCCAGTTGTAAACATTATTATCTTTATCTTAACTGTGCTAAAATGTGAACTTGTTGAAATGCCAGCAAGAAAGTCTTCGTCTTTGTGCGGTCATGTGTGCAGGAGGTATGCTTCGGGGTTGCATAAGTAACTCCATGATCCTGCATTCTTGCCATTCTTTTAGATTTGGGTAGTCACAACAGACTATACTGTTTGCGTTATTTCCTGTTAAATCTTTTAAATagaatattaacaaaaatttaaagattcTGCTATGTTGTTGCTGTGATGGTTGTTATCTACTGCTTGTGTTCTTGGTTATTTTCCTGGAGTCTGTGTGGAAACCACATGCTTTGGCTGGGGCACACCCGTGGTGGgtgggctgaagtgggagggatGCTTCTCTGGATGTGCTGGTGCCCAGTCACTGCTCAGCACCCTCCCGCTTTCCTTCATTCATGATTTCCGGTGTTCCCTGACTTGCTACTATGTTGCATTAACAAATTGTCTTATCTAGGTTTAGtatcaacttttaatttttagtattaaTAACAGTTTAATAATATAACttctaaaaattctaaatttctgAACTCTTTAATATTTGtagctatttttactttttgtgactttcttttcttttctatttacaaACATTACATCCTGGAGTGAAATGTACACACTCATCATTAGCTCATGCCTCTGCTGGTAGCAGTCTTGAATAAGAAggatttaaaaacacattacaggctgggcgtggtggctcacgcctgtaatcccagcactttgggaggccaagggcggatcatgaggtcaggagatcgagaccatcctggctaacacagtgaaaccccgtctctattaaaaatacaaaaaattagccgggcatggtgacgggtgcctgtagtcccagctacttgcgaggctgaggcaggagaatggcgtgaacccgggaggtggagcttgcagtaaaccgagatcgcgccactgcactccaacctaggcgacagagcgagactccatctcaaaataaataaataaataaaaataaataaaaacacattacaggccaggtgcagtggctcacacctataatcccagcactttgggaggccaaggcaggcatatcatgaggtaaggaattcgagaccagcctgaccaacatggtgaaaccctgtctctaccaaaaatagaaaaattagctgggtgtggtggcatgcacctgtaatcccagctactcaggaggctgaggtaggagaatggcttgaaactgggaggcagaggttgcagtgagccaagatcgcaccactgcactccagcctgggcgacagggtgagactccatctcaaaaaaaaaaaaaaaaccccaacacaTTCTAATAGCAGCGGGGCCTTCCCTCCCAGGTCTTGCTGGGGTTGTGGGTAGCCACGGAGCTTGTGCTGCAGGGATCACCAGGTTCCTCTAAATGAGGCATGGTGGGATCCGATCTGCCTCATTATTATTAGACCGTGTCCTAATATGATTGTAGCTATTTTAAAACCttggacttttaaaattaagcaaCGTTAGAGCTGATCCAGTTCTAGTTCTGTTGTTTTGCAGAGGGGGGcactaaaaaaagagagaagttgtCACAGTGACACACCAGAGTAGAATCTGAGTCTAAAAGTAATGCTTTTATTTCCCTGATACTGTGAACGTGGCTACTCAGCTATCCAGACCGAGAAGTCTGGCTTTTACTAGATGAGCAATATGTGACTCTTAGCAGGAGGTCAACTACTTTATCACTCATGTTACTGaacaaagaagacagaaatgagGCCTTAAGCATGGTTGGTATTGTCGCTTCTGCATTAGGTTGGGGTAATGCGTGAATCTGGACGGGTTCTGGTTTCACAGGCACTTTCATGGGACGGATGTTGTTTTTCTTTCCGTTTCTTTCCATTGCAGCTTCTTT
This window of the Rhinopithecus roxellana isolate Shanxi Qingling chromosome 13, ASM756505v1, whole genome shotgun sequence genome carries:
- the PKNOX1 gene encoding homeobox protein PKNOX1 isoform X3; amino-acid sequence: MMATQTLSIDSYQDGQQMQVVTELKTEQDPNCSEPDGEGVSPPPVESQTPMDVDKQAIYRHPLFPLLALLFEKCEQSTQGSEGTTSASFDVDIENFVRKQEKEGKPFFCEDPETDNLMVKAIQVLRIHLLELEKVNELCKDFCSRYIACLKTKMNSETLLSGEPGSPYSPVQSQQIQSAITGTISPQGIVVPASALQQGNVAMATVAGGTVYQPVTVVTPQGQVVTQTLSPGTIRIQNSQLQLQLNQDLSILHQDDGSSKNKRGVLPKHATNVMRSWLFQHIGHPYPTEDEKKQIAAQTNLTLLQVNNWVLLSPSPTLIQNGGVRPGAVAHACNPSSRGGRGGRQLETRSSRPAWAI